A stretch of the Glandiceps talaboti chromosome 23, keGlaTala1.1, whole genome shotgun sequence genome encodes the following:
- the LOC144453113 gene encoding perlucin-like protein, whose protein sequence is MTSQLFVFFFFFKAIVRLQFQRFEIYCERHQPNIAGRTLQEGASDLCASRGGHLAHIDNQELHDGIRNRIIEKGADGPPCIDNYGFWIGMNDIAIEGDYVWTDGTPTCFSGWANGEPNNNAKCGDGNGQDCAQLWFRREAKGLFDDECCDKRPKGIICEMTNYSGYDRGFRAFG, encoded by the exons ATGACGTCACAgttatttgttttcttcttttttttcaaagcaaTCGTACGGTTACAATTCCA GAGATTTGAAATCTACTGCGAAAGGCACCAGCCAAATATTGCAGGACGCACCTTACAGGAAGGAGCTAGTGATCTCTGTGCTAGTCGTGGTGGCCATCTTGCCCATATCGACAACCAGGAACTTCACGATGGTATTAGAAACCGTATTATTGAAAAGGGGGCTGATGGGCCACCTTGTATCGACAATTATGGTTTCTGGATTGGTATGAATGACATCGCGATTGAAGGTGATTATGTATGGACTGACGGAACTCCGACATGTTTTTCTGGCTGGGCAAATGGCGAACCAAATAATAACGCCAAATGCGGTGATGGAAACGGCCAGGATTGTGCCCAACTATG GTTTAGACGTGAAGCAAAGGGACTATTTGATGATGAATGTTGTGATAAACGACCCAAGGGAATAATTTGTGAAATGACAA ATTATTCTGGATACGACCGCGGATTCCGAGCATTCGGCTAA
- the LOC144453114 gene encoding C-type lectin mosGCTL-1-like, translating into MYKDCNMFYKITFFIVWAAVVNLGSTEECPDQLYCSCVRYEIFCDQKKPKDGRTYQQAAEDFCVEIGGTLANLKTNASNIAVVDMILANGLYNETCIAKSGFWIGLNDIAEEGVYVWGDGEPLGDCDNPYTNWAEGEPDNNTKKDSDGQDCGQLWFKEGRHGGIVGQWDDEYCSKRIKGVICEIQNTCCCQ; encoded by the exons ATGTACAAAG acTGCAATATGTTTTATAAGATTACATTCTTCATTGTTTGGGCTGCCGTTGTTAATCTTGGGTCAACAGaa GAATGCCCAG ATCAACTTTATTGTTCCTGTGTAAGATATGAGATCTTCTGTGACCAAAAGAAACCAAAAGACGGGAGGACTTATCAGCAGGCAGCAGAGGACTTCTGTGTCGAAATTGGTGGTACTCTCGCTAATCTGAAAACAAACGCTAGTAACATTGCTGTAGTCGACATGATCCTAGCTAATGGTCTGTACAATGAGACTTGCATAGCTAAAAGTGGGTTTTGGATTGGATTGAATGACATAGCTGAAGAGGGTGTCTATGTCTGGGGTGACGGTGAACCACTTGGCGACTGTGATAATCCTTATACCAACTGGGCAGAAGGCGAACCAGACAATAACACCAAGAAGGATTCCGATGGGCAGGACTGTGGACAATTATG GTTTAAAGAAGGTAGACATGGTGGAATCGTTGGACAGTGGGATGATGAATACTGTAGTAAACGAATCAAGGGAGTAATCTGTGAAATACAAA ACACGTGTTGCTGCCAGTAA